A window of the Theileria parva strain Muguga chromosome 2, complete sequence, whole genome shotgun sequence genome harbors these coding sequences:
- the CTNNBL1 gene encoding beta-catenin-like protein 1, translating to MESTNGVAGLSNNCPPREPLSASNIKRNVNLLLKRYETNQNDRISHPDNPQKWVMSEVDLDEQIRFFGDLSTMPSLYREFLLLDGFRILSNMLTHDNIDIGMSCINVLSEILDPEIIFSLENPHDFTTNLELLSLHSLVVNTLLLIQEVDEVDYNGVKSSFELLENLMELSPTAVNDLAKDKKFLSYLLTRMKNRKTMAYDTNRVYASEILCILLQGSEDCVAIFGAKEPLDGIDQLLRIVSVYRKRDPECLEEEELVENAFQALCRLMFNPENQLRFGKIQGIQLMIRLIREGRRTYKSALKLLDFALLDSPQNCQLFVQLCGLGYVFGVFMRKGFTTTENSEQEKQEDENVIGIINSLVMHCTGQESERVLTKFRENRHEKLERLVELHDKYTQKSKQSLEKLDRMNHTELNGNGVTGDDNYLEKYDAGLSICQLIACLIIRVYNMKYEVGLCLLLLIKNKGVDIQDIYNHLLDYLEHLSEEGQELKKEVEDLTVKFLRGAKEFEKLK from the exons ATGGAGTCTACGAATGGCGTGGCTGGTTTGAGTAATAATTGTCCCCCGAGGGAGCCCTTGAGCGCCTCTAACATCAAGAGAAATGTCAACCTTCTCCTCAAAAGATATGAAACCAACCAAAACGACCGAATCTCACACCCAGACAATCCTCAAAA GTGGGTGATGTCTGAGGTGGATTTGGATGAGCAGATAAGGTTTTTTGGTGACTTGTCGACGATGCCCTCGCTTTACCGCGAGTTTCTCCTACTGGACGGATTCAGAATACTCTCCAACATGCTCACACATGATAACATCG ACATTGGGATGAGTTGTATTAATGTGTTGTCTGAGATATTGGACCCTGAGATCATCTTCTCTCTTGAGAACCCACACGACTTTACCACTAACCTG GAACTTCTTTCACTACACTCTCTCGTCGTTAACACACTTTTACTCATTCAAGAAG tggACGAGGTGGACTATAATGGTGTGAAGAGTAGTTTTGAGTTATTGGAGAACTTGATGGAGTTATCTCCTACAGCGGTGAATGACCTGGCTAAGGATAAGAAATTCCTGTCATATCTGTTAACTCGCATGAAGAACAGGAAGACTATGGCCTATGATACTAACAGAGTTTACGCCAGTGAGATTCTCTGCATACTTTTACAAGGCTCTGAAGACTGCGTTGCCATCTTTGGCGCCAAGGAACCGTTGGACGGGATTGACCAACTTCTCAGAATCGTGTCAGTCTACAGAAAAAGAGATCCCGAATGCCTCGAAGAA GAGGAGTTGGTAGAAAATGCATTTCAAGCACTTTGCAGACTCATGTTCAA tCCTGAGAACCAGTTGCGGTTTGGTAAGATCCAGGGGATTCAGTTGATGATAAGATTAATCCGTGAGGGCAGAAGAACTTATAAATCTGCACTAAAATTACTCGATTTCGCCCTCCTAGACTCACCTCAAAACTGCCAGTTATTCGTTCAACT ATGTGGCTTGGGTTACGTATTTGGCGTTTTTATGAGAAAAGGATTTACAACCACCGAAAACTCCGAACAAGAAAAACAAGAAGATG AGAATGTGATtggtataataaattcGTTGGTGATGCATTGTACTGGTCAGGAGTCTG AGCGAGTTTTGACCAAGTTTAGGGAAAACCGGCATGAGAAACTGGAGCGTTTGGTCGAGTTACATGACAAGTACACGCAAAAATCCAAGCAGTCGTTGGAAAAGCTTGACCGCATGAACCACACCGAGCTCAACGGGAACGGAGTTACCGGAGATGATAATTACCTTGAGAAATATGACGCGGGACTGTCAATATGCCAACTCATTGCATGTCTGATTATTCGCGTTTATAACATGAAATACGAAGTCGGACTCTGCCTACTACTACTCATCAAAAACAAAGGCGTAGATATCCAAGACATATACAATCATCTCCTAG ATTATTTGGAGCATTTGAGTGAGGAAGGCCAGGAGTTGAAGAAGGAGGTTGAGGACTTGACGGTAAAGTTCCTAAGAGGCGCCAAAGAGTTTGAAAAGCTCAAGTAA